A single genomic interval of Mycolicibacterium sp. MU0053 harbors:
- a CDS encoding esterase-like activity of phytase family protein, which yields MRWVLTVVLALVAGAACTPVATADELRYADQTTVAHGAQFDGTVIGGLSAISYHPGQRRYYVLSDDKAQHGPVRFYTAEIPLSDNAIDPVRFTGMQPLAGAGIADAEGLAVDAVRERLYWSTEGGRPTGDGTPVLQAWIRIAGLDGSAAGEFALPANLVVDPAGQRGIRPNNGVEGLTLSPSGQTLFAGLEEPLLEDPASLTRITAFDVDTRKPFAQYAYRLEPAPAGRSNGLSGMVALSETEFLVIERAGGPGPTIRVFRAEIGAATDTLVHPALPADVVSMTKTLVADLSAAGGPTPLDNIEGITLGPAGAVVLVSDNNFNPAQVTQFLLMRREAA from the coding sequence GTGCGGTGGGTCCTGACGGTGGTGCTCGCGCTGGTCGCCGGGGCGGCGTGCACCCCTGTCGCGACCGCCGATGAGCTGCGCTATGCGGATCAGACCACGGTCGCGCACGGCGCACAGTTCGACGGCACGGTGATCGGCGGGCTCTCGGCGATCAGCTATCACCCGGGCCAGCGGCGCTACTACGTGCTCAGCGACGACAAGGCACAGCATGGTCCGGTCCGGTTCTACACCGCCGAGATTCCGTTGTCCGACAACGCGATCGATCCGGTGCGGTTCACCGGAATGCAGCCACTGGCCGGAGCCGGAATCGCCGACGCCGAGGGCCTGGCCGTCGACGCCGTCCGGGAGCGGCTCTACTGGTCCACCGAGGGGGGTCGCCCGACCGGCGACGGGACACCGGTCCTGCAGGCCTGGATCCGCATCGCCGGGCTGGACGGCAGCGCGGCCGGCGAGTTCGCGTTGCCGGCGAATCTCGTCGTCGACCCCGCCGGGCAGCGCGGGATCCGGCCCAACAACGGTGTGGAGGGGTTGACGCTGAGCCCGTCCGGACAGACGCTGTTCGCGGGTTTGGAGGAGCCGCTGCTCGAGGATCCGGCGTCGTTGACCCGCATCACCGCGTTCGACGTTGACACGCGAAAACCCTTCGCACAGTATGCCTATCGTCTCGAACCGGCCCCGGCCGGTCGATCCAACGGGCTGTCCGGAATGGTGGCGTTGTCGGAGACGGAGTTCCTGGTGATCGAGCGCGCCGGCGGTCCGGGCCCCACGATTCGGGTGTTCCGGGCCGAAATCGGGGCAGCCACAGACACCTTGGTGCATCCCGCGCTGCCCGCCGACGTCGTATCGATGACCAAGACCCTGGTCGCGGACCTGAGCGCCGCGGGTGGTCCGACGCCGCTGGACAACATCGAGGGCATCACGCTGGGCCCCGCGGGGGCGGTGGTGTTGGTCAGCGACAACAACTTCAATCCGGCGCAGGTCACGCAGTTCCTGCTGATGCGCCGGGAAGCAGCCTGA
- a CDS encoding VIT1/CCC1 transporter family protein: MPRRLPHDFDHQHPDVTGGWLRAATFGAMDGLVSNTALVAGVAAGAGASTVVLAGVAGLLAGAFSMALGEYTSVTTANEQIDAEVRVEKRAFKLFPEAEQREMTVAFEKMGLSAETARQAAEELHRDKQQALRIHLVTELGVDPTEKPSPKVAAVSSFLMFCIGAIIPLIPYLLGFESLPAGLICGGIGLMIAGAMAAHFTKQPLWFGGARQLLFGSIAIGATYVVGLLVGQVV, encoded by the coding sequence ATGCCGAGACGTTTGCCGCACGATTTCGATCACCAGCATCCCGACGTCACCGGCGGCTGGCTGCGGGCCGCGACGTTCGGGGCGATGGACGGATTGGTCAGCAACACCGCGCTGGTCGCCGGCGTGGCCGCCGGAGCCGGGGCCAGCACCGTCGTGCTCGCCGGGGTGGCAGGGTTGCTGGCCGGCGCGTTCTCGATGGCGCTGGGCGAGTACACCTCGGTGACCACCGCCAACGAGCAGATCGACGCCGAGGTGCGGGTCGAGAAGCGCGCGTTCAAGCTGTTCCCGGAGGCCGAGCAGCGCGAGATGACCGTGGCGTTCGAGAAGATGGGCCTCTCGGCGGAGACCGCACGGCAGGCCGCCGAGGAATTGCACCGCGACAAGCAGCAGGCCCTGCGGATCCACCTGGTGACCGAACTCGGCGTCGACCCCACCGAGAAACCCTCGCCCAAGGTGGCGGCGGTGTCGTCGTTCCTGATGTTCTGCATCGGCGCGATCATCCCGTTGATCCCGTACCTGCTGGGTTTCGAATCGCTGCCGGCGGGTCTGATCTGCGGCGGCATCGGGCTGATGATCGCCGGCGCCATGGCCGCGCACTTCACCAAGCAACCGTTGTGGTTCGGTGGCGCGCGCCAGCTGCTGTTCGGTTCGATCGCCATCGGCGCGACCTACGTCGTGGGACTGCTCGTCGGGCAGGTTGTTTGA
- a CDS encoding MarR family winged helix-turn-helix transcriptional regulator, protein MSPPTTELGVELLAVVARFNRLATQRSRPPLPWAQARLLSMIEEAGEARISDLATRDNCSQPTMTTQVRRLEEAGLATRSADPSDARAVLIRITDEGVRTLGDVRRNRAAVIDPLLAQLDPADREVLASAVDVFRRLLEAAGPVPSRPEK, encoded by the coding sequence CACCGAGCTCGGTGTGGAGTTGTTGGCCGTCGTGGCCCGGTTCAACCGGTTGGCCACCCAGCGCAGTCGACCGCCGCTGCCGTGGGCGCAGGCCCGGCTGCTGTCGATGATCGAGGAGGCCGGCGAGGCCCGGATCTCGGATCTGGCCACCCGGGACAACTGTTCGCAGCCGACGATGACGACCCAGGTCCGCCGACTCGAGGAAGCCGGACTGGCGACCCGCAGCGCCGACCCCTCCGACGCCCGCGCGGTGCTGATCCGGATCACCGACGAGGGCGTGCGCACCCTGGGAGACGTGCGCCGCAACCGGGCCGCGGTCATCGATCCGCTGCTGGCACAGCTCGACCCCGCCGATCGTGAGGTGCTGGCGAGCGCGGTGGACGTGTTCCGTCGGCTGCTCGAGGCCGCGGGACCGGTCCCGAGTCGCCCCGAGAAGTAG
- a CDS encoding acyl-CoA dehydrogenase, which translates to MTTTAEHLQNTLDGRWRDVKNRMRVELSKDVFRPHYTPNTVIARTKVAEQLKIMAAAGAAEDGFKKDHGGNGDVGAAVTQIEMLAMSDLSLMVKAGVQWGLFGGAIENLGTERHHEAYVKPLIDLDLLGCFAMTETGHGSDVQSLETTATYHPATQEFVIDSPTPSSRKDYIGGAAETARVAAVFAQLITPDGQVHGVHCLIVPIRDEDGNDLPGITTSDCHYKGGLPGVDNGRIVFDKVRVPRENLLNKYADVSPDGTYTSPIESPGRRFFTMLGTLIRGRVTVGGSAAAAARVALDIATRYGLQRKQFDDTDTGDEVLIMDYLVHQRRLLPLIAESYALQFAQNQLVAKCHELQSAEDPDPEEQRELESRAAGLKAANTWHATRAIQEAREACGGAGYMAENRLIALKADTDVFTTFEGDNHVLTQLVAKQLLTAYADDVKNMSPVDWVRFAANFAGERVLKRTAAETIIQTILDTRQDNEEEGSLFNRGTQVQMFEDREEYMLASVARRLQGKAKEMSDFEAFNAVQDHVLHAAQAHIDRVILEAFVAGIDSCEDEQAREILGMVCDLYALSVIDKDKAWWMEHRFLSTERAKAVTRGINDRCRRLRPYAELLVDGFGIPEQCRYAEMLHPENLADDAES; encoded by the coding sequence ATGACCACAACCGCGGAGCATCTGCAGAACACCCTGGACGGCCGGTGGCGCGACGTGAAGAACCGCATGCGGGTGGAACTGTCCAAGGACGTCTTCCGGCCGCACTACACGCCCAACACCGTGATCGCGCGGACCAAGGTGGCCGAGCAACTCAAGATCATGGCCGCCGCCGGGGCGGCCGAGGACGGCTTCAAGAAGGATCACGGCGGCAACGGGGATGTGGGCGCGGCCGTCACCCAGATCGAGATGCTGGCCATGAGTGACCTGTCCCTGATGGTGAAGGCCGGCGTCCAGTGGGGTCTGTTCGGCGGCGCGATCGAGAACCTCGGCACCGAACGCCACCACGAGGCCTACGTCAAGCCGCTGATCGATCTGGACCTGCTCGGCTGCTTTGCGATGACCGAGACCGGGCACGGCTCCGATGTGCAGTCGCTGGAGACCACCGCCACCTACCACCCGGCGACCCAAGAGTTCGTCATCGACTCCCCCACCCCGTCGTCGCGCAAGGACTACATCGGCGGAGCGGCCGAGACGGCCAGGGTGGCAGCGGTTTTCGCGCAGTTGATCACCCCGGACGGGCAGGTCCACGGCGTGCACTGCCTGATTGTGCCGATCCGCGACGAAGACGGCAACGACCTGCCCGGCATCACCACCTCGGACTGTCACTACAAGGGCGGCCTGCCCGGGGTGGACAACGGCCGGATCGTGTTCGACAAGGTTCGGGTGCCGCGGGAGAACCTGCTCAACAAGTACGCCGACGTCTCCCCCGACGGCACCTACACCTCCCCGATCGAAAGTCCCGGCCGGCGCTTCTTCACCATGCTGGGCACGCTGATCCGCGGCCGGGTCACCGTCGGCGGCAGCGCCGCCGCCGCGGCCCGGGTGGCGCTGGACATCGCGACCCGGTATGGGTTGCAGCGCAAGCAGTTCGACGACACCGACACCGGCGACGAAGTCCTCATCATGGACTACCTGGTGCACCAGCGTCGGCTGCTGCCGCTGATCGCCGAGTCCTATGCGCTGCAGTTCGCGCAGAATCAGCTGGTGGCCAAGTGCCACGAGCTGCAGAGCGCCGAGGACCCCGACCCCGAAGAGCAGCGCGAACTGGAATCGCGTGCCGCCGGACTCAAGGCCGCCAACACCTGGCACGCCACCCGCGCCATCCAGGAAGCCCGGGAGGCCTGCGGCGGCGCCGGCTACATGGCCGAGAACCGGTTGATCGCGCTGAAGGCCGACACCGATGTGTTCACCACCTTCGAGGGCGACAACCATGTGCTGACCCAGTTGGTGGCCAAGCAGTTGCTCACCGCCTACGCCGACGACGTCAAAAACATGAGTCCCGTGGACTGGGTGCGCTTTGCCGCCAACTTCGCCGGCGAGCGGGTGCTCAAACGCACGGCTGCGGAGACCATCATCCAGACCATCCTCGACACCCGGCAGGACAACGAGGAGGAGGGCAGCCTGTTCAACCGCGGCACCCAGGTCCAGATGTTCGAGGACCGCGAGGAGTACATGCTGGCCTCGGTGGCGCGTCGGCTCCAGGGCAAGGCCAAGGAGATGTCGGACTTCGAAGCCTTCAACGCCGTGCAGGACCACGTGCTGCACGCCGCGCAGGCGCATATCGACCGGGTGATCCTGGAGGCTTTCGTCGCCGGGATCGACAGCTGTGAGGACGAGCAGGCCCGCGAGATCCTGGGCATGGTGTGCGACCTGTACGCGCTGAGCGTGATCGACAAGGACAAGGCGTGGTGGATGGAGCACCGCTTCCTGTCCACCGAACGCGCCAAGGCGGTCACCCGCGGCATCAACGACCGCTGCCGTCGCCTGCGGCCCTACGCCGAACTGCTGGTCGACGGGTTCGGAATTCCGGAGCAATGCCGGTACGCGGAGATGCTGCATCCGGAAAACCTCGCGGATGACGCTGAGAGTTGA